Below is a genomic region from candidate division SR1 bacterium Aalborg_AAW-1.
AAGGATAGACAGCATCTCCTTTGACAATATCTGTAATGACAATGACATTATCTTCTAGAGTAATATCTTTTCTGGTGATAAGATCTTGCATAGCTTTTTCTAATCCATTGACATGATAGTCGTAATCTCCAAATCTAGATTTAATACCAAAGTAGAGAGCTGTATTTGTAAAGGTATTCCAATTTTTTGTGAAGGCAAAAATATTGGCTTTAGGTCTATAAGAGGACGCAATCTTTGCTAATTTACCTGATATTGTAAATATTACAATAGTGTTAATTCAGAGACTGTCAGAGATCTCTATTGCACTTCTCATAAGAGCTTTTCTTTGAAGATCAACATCTCCTACATAGCGATTATCTGTAAATTCTTTATAATGATATTGTATATTTGCTTCTGCTTGCATGATAATTTTATTCATCATTTGAATTGCTTCTACAGGATATTTACCTTGCGCAGTTTCTCCAGAAGTCATAACAGCATCTGCTTTTTGCATAACGGCATTGAAGATGTCTGATACTTCAGCTCTTGTTGGGAATGGAATTTCCATCATACTTTCAATAAGTTGAGTAGCAACAATAACTAATCTTCCATTAACTTTACAAAGATCAACAATTTTCTTCTGCCATAAAGGAATAAGAGATACATCGATTTCAATTCATAGATCTCCACGAGCAACCATAACACCATCAGAAGCAAGAACAATTTCTTCGATATGATCAAGACCTTCTTGATTTTCTACTTTAGAAATAATTTGCATATTTTTACCATGTTCATGACTATCAAGGAGATCACGAAGTTCTTTAACATGAGCAGCATTTCTTACAAAACTCATCGCGATATAATTAAATCCTTGCTCCATACAGAATTTTACATTCTCTACATCTTGAGGAATGAGTCCAGGAAGTTTGATTTGAATGCCAGGAAGATTGACATGTCTACGTTGTTTGATAGTAATGTCATTCAGTGCTTCTACAAGAAGATAATTTGATCCTTTTTCTTTAACAAGAGCATCAAAAATTCATGATTCAATTTTAATAACATGTCCGATTTGAAGATCTTCTACAAGATAGGGATAATCACAATATTGATCAAGTTCTCCAAATGTTACGTTGTTATCAACAAAGATTTTAAAGATATCTCCTTTTTTATATGATTTTGTTCCTTCATAGTCTCCTAATCTAATTTCAGGTCCTTTAAGATCTCCTAAAAGTGCTAATTTTGTTTGACCTTCTTTATTGAGTCTATGTACTATTTCTACAATACGAGCAGTATTCTCATAGTCTGCATGAGAAAAGTTGATTCTCACTACTGTCACTCCAGATTTATAGAGTTCAAGGATTTTTTCTTCTGTCCACGTAGATGGTCCAATAGAAGCGATAATTTTTGTTTTTTTAAGATTGTGTCAATTCATACGATTTCAAGAATAATATTATAAAAAAGATTCATATCACCATCTTATAGATGATCGTACATCGCTAAGATAGCGATTCCGCTGCTTATTTGGAGCATTAGAATCATAGACTATATCAGTAGTAGTGATATTACCTGTTTGCATTCATGCATTCTCGCCAGTAGAGATGACTTGTATATCTCATGAGATGGTAATAATATTTATGATTTTCTCACCAACAAAAATTTGATTATTTTCATGAGCAAAAAAATAAGGAGCATATTCAGACTGTAAATAAGGTGCGAGAAAATTGTTAATATAGTCAGTATGTTCTTGTGTGTCTATAACAGTATCTTTAATATCATCGATAGAAGTGAGGATATTTTGATAATTAACGATAGCTCTAATAGCGCTCATCATCAACAAAATATTGAGTACAATAAGGCCGTACTTAATAGTTCATATATTTTCTTTATATCGAGTAGAAGGCACGAACAGTATCTAGCTAATAAAATGTTTAAAATCATCAATTGTTTTGAATTGCTTGTAGACAGATGCAAATCTAATGTATGCTACAAAGTCAAGATCTTTCAATGCATAGACAACATCTTCACCAATAGTTTGAGAAGATATTTCATTCCCTTGTTCTAACCATTTAATTTCTAGATTAGTAATAAGATTATGAATTGATTCTACACTTACAAGATTTCTTTTTGCAAAGGCAAGCATAATAGATTTTTTGAGTTTGTCTCTATTATAAAGCTCTTTTGTTCCATCTTTTTTTATTACCATAAGTTCTGTAAAACCGACTCTTTCGAATGTAGTAAACCTTACACCGCAACCAAGACATTCTCTACGGCGTCTTATTGTAGTATTAGAATCGACATCTCTAGAATCTGTAACCTTTGTTTCAATGTGGTGACAACGAGGACATTGCATAAACAATGACGAATTACGAATTAAAAATTATCTCTTCAACTCACTATCTTTTCTACAAAATATAAAACTCCTTACAGCATATCATTGAAGGAGTTTGTTCTTGTGTTTATTTTGATTTTGTTTTTGTTGATGTGTGTGATGTTGAATTATTCATGATTTGATCAATAAGTTCTGGTTCGATCGTATCATAGATATATTTATCAATTGGTCTTGCTCAGAACTGAGGATTATAAATATCATCAATAATGGTGGAGATCTTTTTGTCAGAGTAGTGAGGTATTTTCAATCCTGATTTTTGTGACCAAATACGAAGAAACTCCTGCAATCTGATTTTGAAAATGTCTTGTAATAATGGTTTTGTAATTGGTTTGAAGATTATACTATAATCTATTCTATTTTGTAATTCTGGAGAGATGAATTCTTTAACATGTTCTTTCACTTTCGTTGTGATCTGTTTTCGATCGCTGTCAGAATATTCTCCATTTTTTTCATTAGTGTTGTGATCTCAAAATCCTATAGAAGCTTTTTTCTTACCAAATTCTTCTGCTCACAGATTAGATGTCATGATAATAATAGTACTTTTGAAGGAAATCACACGTCATTTGTTATCTTTGATTTGCCCTTCATCAAGTATTTGAAGTAGGATGTTAAGTACATCACGATTAGCCTTTTCAATTTCATCAAGTAAGATAACAGAATAAGGTTTTCTTCTGACTTGTTCAGTAAGACCACCTCATGATTCATATCCTACATATCCAGGAGCAGATCAGATAAGTTTAGAAACAGTATAGCTTTCCATAAATTCAGACATATCAACACGAATAAGTGCTTTCTCATCTCCAAAGTAGTCTTGTGCAATCAGTTTTGCTAGGTATGTTTTACCTACTCCTGAAGGTCAAAGAAAGAGAAATGATGCAATAGGTTTATTTTTTTCTACGACCGATAATCTACTTCTTTGTAAAGTTTTTACTACTGATTCTACAGCTTCATCTTGCCCAAGAATTTTGGTACTCAGATGGTTTTTTAATCTTTGGAGTTTTTCTATTTCTGATTCGGTAACAATTGATGTTGGTACTCCTGTTTTATCTGCAAGAACACGTCCTACATCTTCTTTATCAACTACAGGACGAAGATGAAGAGGAAGTGCTTTTGAGCTTCTTACCGTATGGAGCTTATCTTTCAGCTGCTTTTCTTTGAGTTTGAGCTCTGCAGCAAGGAAATAATCTTGTTCAGTAATCGCTTTTTGTATCTCCTCTCAGAGTGTAATGATTTCTTTATTGATGGATTGATGATGTTCGTCTTGTTCTACAAGAGTAGTGAAGGTAGATGCACGTGCTGCTGCTTCATCAATAATATCAATTGCTTTATCAGGAAAATATTTGTTCATAATATATCTTTGAGCAAGATTGATAGCACTATCAATACTTTCGTCCGTAATATGTACATTATGAAACTCTTCAAAATGTGATTTGAGTCAGAGTAGGATTGTTTTGGTATCTTCTAGTGTTGGTTCATTGATATAGACTTCTTGAAATCTACGTTTGAGAGCTGCATCTTTTTCGATATGTTGTTGGTATTCATCAAAGGTTGTGGCTGCGATAAGTTTTAGTCTTCCTCTTGCAAGAAGCGGCTTGATAAGCTGTGCTGCATCATCTGTGCCCGCAGCTCCCCCAGCACCGATCATGGTATGAATCTCATCGATGAAAAGGATAATATTATTGGTCGGATCTGTTGCTTCTTCCATGATAGCTTTGAAACGAGCTTCAAAGTCTCCCCTATATTTAGTCCCTGCAACAATACTAGAAATATCAAGCATCACAATTCTCTTGTTTTTAAGCTTTTCTGGAACGGTACCTGCAGCAATATGTTGCGCAAGTCACTCAACCACAGCAGTTTTACCAACCCCTGCTTCTCAGATAAGGAGAGGATTTGATTTTGTTTTTCTTAAAAGTGTATAGGTCATTTGTTCAATCTCTTGTTGTCTTCCAATGACAGGATCAAGACGACCTTCTTTGGCTTCGTTTGTTAAATCAGTTCCATAAATATCAACCATAAGTTTTTTTTCTTTTGCTTTTTTTTCTGTAGTTGAGTTTGTTTTTTCTTGATCTTCTTGATCAATGACATCTGACTCATAGTTGTTGTGGGGAAACAGTTTCCCATCTGAATCTTCAACAAACTGTTGTTCAGATTGTACTCAAAATGCCTCGATGAGCGTGTCAATTTCTTGGGAGTTCGTAATAGAAAGCATAGCGATATCATCAGCTTGTAAAGAAAGTCTCTTCATGAGTGTAGTGACGATATTGAAAAATGCAAATGATCCTGACTGAAGAAGGATGTTATTTTCGGACAAACGGTGAGTCTGTGATATAATGTTCTTGACAGAAATATTGTTTTCTTTGCAATATTTTTTGAATGTAGGAGAGAGATCATGGATAGCTCCATACCATACCGCAAAAAAATCAAGATAGTGAAGTCCTTGTTTGGAAAGTATAGTGTGATTTTTATTGATAAATTCTGGAATCAGGAGTGATTGTTGAGATCCTGCGAATGCTACTGATGGTATATCTGATTGTGGATATGATGATGAGTAGAGTTTGAAATAATTGAGAAAATTCTTCGTATCACTTATGCCTACAAGTTTCCAAAAGAGTGAAAACATTTCAGGATATCTGGGTGATCGTTCGATAAGTCCACGAATCATGTCTTCTCCACGAGCAAGAGTATGGTTTTGTTTGGTCTGTTGCTGTTGGATGAGATAGAAAAGGGTATCAATATGGTCAGTAAGAATACAGTTCTTAAATGGTTGTTGCATAAAGTTTTTGGTGTGTAGTGTTAGGTAAAAACTTCTTTACTGACTATACGAATTTGTCTATCAAAGTGCAAGGAATTTTTTGAAAAAACGTTAATATTATATAATTAAAAATTGAGAATTAAAAATTAAAAATACTATTTTAGTGTAAATTTATTTAAAATAAAAAACCTCAATGCATTCATGAGGTTTTTCATATTTTAGGATTCTATAACAATAGGTGTCCTAATTATTTGCGGAGTTGTTATATCAATAGATTCACAATTTACTTGAATTTGATCTATGGAATATCCTTCCCAAATATCATTTTCACGATATTCTTCAACTATTGGTGAATCAATAGCCCACATTTCTCTAAAATGTTTTTTTACTTTTTCTGTCTGTTCTTGAGAATTAATGTCTAATGAGTATCGTTTTGCGTATTTTTTATCTTTAGATACTGTATGACAGCTATCTACATGATAAAGCTTTGTTCCTGATGGAAGTAGATAAATAATTACAAACTGTTTCATATTTTTTATTTTTAATGTTTTTTTTTAATTTTATAATTATTTATTTTTTAAAAGTCAAGTTTTTGTTGTCATAATTTTCTCTCTTGCTTTTCTCTTGCGAATTCGTATGATACTCCTTAGTTGATTTCTATCTCACTGTTCTCATTCTACTAACAAGAACAAAGGTGAAGATATTGCATTCTATGAAGAGATAATACAGAGAATACTATGGCTAGATTATTCTCTCCAGATACGATACACTCAAGTACATTCTATATTACTTACATTTTCGTATATTATTATGAGCTCTCAAGTACTGCTCATTATCGATAGGAATCACTACGTATGGACAAGGAAAATCATAAAAATTATCAATTATACTAATCGTCTATCAAAATCTGCATTCTTCCCTTTGGTCAGAATATCAGTTTCTTTAGTGCGATTCTGCATAAACTCTTATGTAGAATAAAATTAGAATTTCTTCCCTAAAGGGATTTCCTTCGGTCAATTTTATTCTGCGTCGAGTATATCAATGAATAATTATAAATTTTTGTTGCGTGACAAGGCCAAAGGTCACAGAGATCACATACAAGGTGTGATAGGGGATATTTTCGTTGTCTTTACATCGAGTAGGACTCGATAGGTGTCAGAGATACCACACTTTTTATTCTTACTATTTTTTTATGTTATTTACAGAATTAGAACTGAAAGAGCCTATTTTACGTGGACTCAAACAACTTGGATATGAACAAACTACTCCTATCCAAGAACAAACGATTGTTGCATTTGCTAACGGTAAAGATATTGTTGGACAATCACAGACAGGAACTGGTAAAACAGCGGCATTTACTCTTCCTCTTTTGAATGTCTTAGATCCTGAATTAAAGAAAATTCAAGCTATTATCTTAGTGCCTACTCGCGAACTTGCACAACAAACGCAAGAAGAATTCTTCAATCTTGGGAGATTTGCTCGTATTAGAGCACTTGCTGCCTACGGAGGGAAAAGTATCCGCTTTCAGAAAAAACTTATTGATGAAGGAATGCATGTTGCTGTCTGTACTCCAGGTCGTGCTATGGATTTAATTAAGAGAAAGTTTATCGATCCTGATGTGATTAAATACTTTGTCCTTGATGAAGTAGATCGTATGCTTGATATGGGATTTGTGGATGATGTAGAGCGAATCTGGTCTCAATGTCCAAATATTCAACAAACAATGTTGTTCTCAGCAACTATTACTTCTGAAGTGAAGACTATTATCAATCAACATCTTGATAAAGATCATACCTTTATTCAAATCGAGCCTGAGCAAATTGTTGTAGATCGTATCGATCATGCATTTACGATTGCTCCTCATATTACGAAGCCTGATCTTCTTATCAATTGGATCGAATCTCATAAAGATCATAAGATTATCGTCTTTACTCAGACAAAATATGCGACATCTGATATCGCTAATATGTTGTATGACAAAGGATACAGTGTAGGACAACTCAGTGGTGATATGGAACAAAGAGAACGTCAGGAATCACTCAGAGCATATAAAGAAAATAAAATTAAGATTATGGTAGCAACCGATGTTGCTTCGCGTGGATTGAATATGAAAGATATTGATCTCGTGATCAATTTTGATGTTCCTCAAGATCCAGAAAGTTATGTTCATCGTATTGGGCGTACAGCAAGAGCTGGTAAAGAAGGTAAAGCTATTATGTTTGTCTCAGAAGCAGAAATGAAGACTGTTCAAACAATCGAAAGAAGAAATAAGATCAAAATTAAACAAATTGATGCAGAAGGTAATGAGGTAGAAAGAAAAGCGACTTCTGACAGAGGTGGAAGAGGAGGATCAAGATTTGGTCGTTCTGGAGGTAGTCGTTTCTGAGGAGGAAGATCTTCATGATCAAGTGCACGTTTCCCTTGAGATCGTGGAGAACGTGGAAGCGATCGTTTCTGAGGAGGAAGTCGTTTTTCGTCAGATCGTGGTGAAAGAACGAGTAATTATAATTCAAGAGAAGAAAGAAGACCATTTGGAAGTGAAAGAAGATTCTCAAGTGATTCAAACTTCAGAAGTGAAAGAAGATCAGATGATCGTGGAGGTCGTGAATTCGGTCAGCAATCTCGTTTTTCAAGATCTGAAGGATGAGAAAGAAGATTTTCATCAGATCGTGGTTCTAGATCCGGATCAGATCGTGGTGACCGTTTCCAAGGTTGAAGAAGTGATAGTCGTCCTAGATCAGGTGGTAGATTTGAAAGACCTTCTACAAAGGAAATTATGAAAGATTTTATCCCAAGTAGTAAACCAGAAAGAGGAAGCTATTGGGGAAGAGAGTAAAAGAGTATAGGCTTTATGTATCCTAGTTATAGTGTGACTAGGATTTTTTTGTGCTTGCAATATTGTTGACATATATTTATAATATTGTATTGATTTATTTTATATGTGACAACATGAATACAATTAAGCCATTGGATAAAACCTATAGCTTCGATTTGGATGGAAATATTGCTCATTTGAATACTCCTGTTTTATTCGAAGAAAAACAAGCAGATTGATCCCGAAAATTGATTGAAATATCTGTAAAGGACTATGATCACAATCCTAAATATGCTGATAGAGAACAATATAGACCTCTAGATAATAATCGAGAAAAAACATTTATGCATGCTAGAGATTCGTATAAGAATGCTAAACATAGATGAGTTGAGTGATTGAAAATTGATATGCTTGAGGCAATTAACAAACAACAGTTTGGTCCAAGTTTTTATAGGTTATTGTTTGATGTGTGGTTACAATGAAGATCCTTTTCTATCAACACTGCTCGTGGTCACACACCAGATAACATTAAGAATAGTATCCAAGACTCTCTTATGACCTTACTCTCTCCAAAATGATTGTCAATCATGGCACAAAATATCAGAAATAGATATCAGTTGGTGAATAATGATAGTGATACGACAGTAATTTGGTGGTATTTAGATCGATGTACGATGTATTATGGTTGAGCAAATATAGAATTAAGAAAACATCACATGATCTCACATATAACAAATTCTTCGCTTATTAAAACAATTTATCAAGATAAATATATTCACTGGTTTCATGATTTTTCAAAAGAAATACTCAAATCTGAGATTGATTATCCGGTAAAGATGTGATTTAGTGATGATGGTTATGACAATACGAAGTATATGTTAGAATGTTTTCTTTCTATGAGAGAAAAAAAGACACTTCCCTATGATAATATGAAATTTAGAGTATATTATACGGGTGAACATATTGATGTTGTTCAAAAGAATATTGAAGAAGAAATAATAAAGATTCTTGGTTCTATCGATGGTGTTATTGTTGAAAAAAAACAACATTCTCTTGCTGATTATTACAAAGAATTACAAGTTAATGGAGAATCTATTTTTCAAGATGATAAACATAATTATGATGATAAGATATATGAATCATTGAAAATTATGTTATAATATTTTTCTTATGAAAAAAAAGCGAAATACGGGACTCGAACCCGCAACCTCGTCCTTGGCAAGGACGCGCTCTAGCCAATTGAGCTAATTTCGCATGACTATGAGCTATCGGATTGATAACTCATAATGGTTGATCATCTATTGGGTTATACTATGCTTCAATAATTTCAAGTTTAGAATCTCTTTTTTGAGCTTCAATAGTTTTGTTTTTACTTAAAATTCCTGTTGCACCAAACCATACAATAAGTACACCAAAGAATTTGGTAATATCTCAGGCATAGACATGCGTTTCTGTATTGTTGAGGAGGAGATATTGTCCGAAAAAGATCAGTCCAATACCAAGAATAAGGAAAATTCTTTTTTGGTAGGGATGATAAATAGGGTAAAGGCCATAGACTACACCTACATATCCAGCAGCAAATACCATAATCAAAATACCAAGGATGTTCATTCCAATATATTCAGCTTGTACCGCAGTTGCACCAATGACAAGGAGATAGACAGCATACGCAATAACTGCTCCAGAGATAACACTGACGAGAATTCTTTTGATAGTATCTAACATAAGTATATGAAATAGAGTATAAATTACTTGTACAACAATACAAAATCAGTATAACAAATCAATGGATTTTTTACCAAAAATAGTATATCAAGACGACGATCTTCTTCTTGCACGAAAACCTCATGGTCTAGCGTCATCATGGGGTCAGGAACTATGTTTTTTGGATAGTATAAAAAAGAATAATTCTGACTGAGATATTCGATCTCATCAGATATCCGTGTTTGGAGAGGAGTGAGAGTATGGATTGCTCAATAGATTAGATACGGTCACCGCTGGATTGTTGTATTTTGCCAGATCATATGAAGTAAAAGCAGAATATATGCATCTGCAATCTCAAAATCAGATCCAAAAAACCTACTATGCACAAGTCTATGGTACTCCTAGAGCTCAGTTTGGTTGGATTGATTCGCCTATTTTTCATCATCGTGATGATTCTACTCGTATGACGTTGGAGCAGTCACAGTGAAGAGGAGTGGGACAGGAATCTCATAGTTACCGAGAGATGGTAGAAGGTACACCAAGATGAGAATTTGCACGATTGAAGGTGGTGATACAAAGCGGTACTCGTCATCAGATTCGTGTGCATCTGGCAAGTATCGGACATCCAATTGTAGGTGATAGACTCTATATGACGCAATGATTGAGAAAGAGATATGAGATATCTGAGCTTAGTAGTAAGATAGAATTGGTAAGTGCAGGAGTTTATTTTTGTTAAAAGATTTATTCTAGTCATAAAACATGAAGAAAGTTTGGATTATTGTTTTGGTTATTTTATTGGGAATTGTAGGATTTATTGCTTATTATAATCGTTGAGTAGATTTCTATTTTCAAGACAACACAATTCGTAATAATTTATTTATCCTAAATGCAAATTCAATTCCTGAAGAACTCCGCATGATTGGTAGTATCGATGCAGAAATATTTTCTTGAGTTGTGACACAAGATGATAGTGTGGCATTACTTGATAAAATACACTTGGATGATAATATGTTATGATATCGCTTAATCTTTTCTTATGGTGATGGTATGAATCTATATATTCGTGTAATTGGTAGAGATGTTTGGTATTTCGATGTATATGGAAAATATTGATTATGACCATGCTATAATAAGAATTCAAGATGTGGGAGTATATTGGATATGATTATTCATACAAGAGTACCACATAAGGTTCAAGATATCGTTCTGGTTCAAGATAATAAACAGACAGTATTGTTGTGAACTGGTGGAAATCGATTAGAACAAGTAAAAAGATGACCATAATAATAAAATTTATATCATACAAAGCATCATGATATCAAAACAAGAGAAAGAACATATTATCAAGCATCATAAACATACAATGTTATGATATGAAAGGATTAATAAGAAACTATGATTATCGTACAATCATGATACAATTGATAAATATATAACAAATGTATTAGTAGGAACTTCATTGTATGATTGTACAAAAATATGAAAAAATTATTATTTTTATAATAGTCAGGAAGGTATAAGAGTTACCATTAATTCACATAGTTATTCTGTGATTACTGTTGATAGAATAAAGTAAATCACTATGTTATTCATACTTAAAATTTATAACTTATAATTTCCTATGTCTCCCATCCTTTCTCTTATTCTCTCCAAATTACAAGAACAGACCATTGTCTCACCATTTGTGATCGTCCATGGTCCGTGAGTCGATTCACAACGGTCTGCAATACGTGAAGCGTGTCAGACAGCGACTGGATTTTTTGCTCATCAGGATATCTTAGATATCAAGGATTATTCGTCACTGCTTGGGAAAGATCATAGTTTGAAAGTAGAATACAAAAAAAATACAGATTCTGACTTATTGCACAAGCAGGAGTCTTATGATGATATCTGATCGAGAGAAATCAATGAGCGACTGTCGATGGCGCCTGCAGGAGATATGAAAATATTGATGATAGAACATATAGATAGAGCAACAATTTGAGCTGCCAATGCGTTACTTAAATCTTTAGAAGAACCACTTCCTCATAGATTTATTATCGCCTCGACAACGAATAAAGATAGTATCCTGCCTACTATTCTCTCCAGAGCGTTGCTT
It encodes:
- the clpC gene encoding ATP-dependent Clp protease ATP-binding subunit ClpC, with translation MQQPFKNCILTDHIDTLFYLIQQQQTKQNHTLARGEDMIRGLIERSPRYPEMFSLFWKLVGISDTKNFLNYFKLYSSSYPQSDIPSVAFAGSQQSLLIPEFINKNHTILSKQGLHYLDFFAVWYGAIHDLSPTFKKYCKENNISVKNIISQTHRLSENNILLQSGSFAFFNIVTTLMKRLSLQADDIAMLSITNSQEIDTLIEAFGVQSEQQFVEDSDGKLFPHNNYESDVIDQEDQEKTNSTTEKKAKEKKLMVDIYGTDLTNEAKEGRLDPVIGRQQEIEQMTYTLLRKTKSNPLLIGEAGVGKTAVVEGLAQHIAAGTVPEKLKNKRIVMLDISSIVAGTKYRGDFEARFKAIMEEATDPTNNIILFIDEIHTMIGAGGAAGTDDAAQLIKPLLARGRLKLIAATTFDEYQQHIEKDAALKRRFQEVYINEPTLEDTKTILLGLKSHFEEFHNVHITDESIDSAINLAQRYIMNKYFPDKAIDIIDEAAARASTFTTLVEQDEHHQSINKEIITLGEEIQKAITEQDYFLAAELKLKEKQLKDKLHTVRSSKALPLHLRPVVDKEDVGRVLADKTGVPTSIVTESEIEKLQRLKNHLSTKILGQDEAVESVVKTLQRSRLSVVEKNKPIASFLFLGPSGVGKTYLAKLIAQDYFGDEKALIRVDMSEFMESYTVSKLIGSAPGYVGYESGGGLTEQVRRKPYSVILLDEIEKANRDVLNILLQILDEGQIKDNKGRVISFKSTIIIMTSNLGAEEFGKKKASIGFGDHNTNEKNGEYSDSDRKQITTKVKEHVKEFISPELQNRIDYSIIFKPITKPLLQDIFKIRLQEFLRIWSQKSGLKIPHYSDKKISTIIDDIYNPQFGARPIDKYIYDTIEPELIDQIMNNSTSHTSTKTKSK
- the pyk gene encoding Pyruvate kinase, which gives rise to MNGHNLKKTKIIASIGPSTWTEEKILELYKSGVTVVRINFSHADYENTARIVEIVHRLNKEGQTKLALLGDLKGPEIRLGDYEGTKSYKKGDIFKIFVDNNVTFGELDQYCDYPYLVEDLQIGHVIKIESGIFDALVKEKGSNYLLVEALNDITIKQRRHVNLPGIQIKLPGLIPQDVENVKFCMEQGFNYIAMSFVRNAAHVKELRDLLDSHEHGKNMQIISKVENQEGLDHIEEIVLASDGVMVARGDLGIEIDVSLIPLWQKKIVDLCKVNGRLVIVATQLIESMMEIPFPTRAEVSDIFNAVMQKADAVMTSGETAQGKYPVEAIQMMNKIIMQAEANIQYHYKEFTDNRYVGDVDLQRKALMRSAIEISDSLGINTIVIFTISGKLAKIASSYRPKANIFAFTKNWNTFTNTALYFGIKSRFGDYDYHVNGLEKAMQDLITRKDITLEDNVIVITDIVKGDAVYPSLQIVQAKSYIS
- the nrdR gene encoding Transcriptional repressor NrdR, which translates into the protein MQCPRCHHIETKVTDSRDVDSNTTIRRRRECLGCGVRFTTFERVGFTELMVIKKDGTKELYNRDKLKKSIMLAFAKRNLVSVESIHNLITNLEIKWLEQGNEISSQTIGEDVVYALKDLDFVAYIRFASVYKQFKTIDDFKHFIS
- the deaD gene encoding ATP-dependent RNA helicase DeaD, with product MLFTELELKEPILRGLKQLGYEQTTPIQEQTIVAFANGKDIVGQSQTGTGKTAAFTLPLLNVLDPELKKIQAIILVPTRELAQQTQEEFFNLGRFARIRALAAYGGKSIRFQKKLIDEGMHVAVCTPGRAMDLIKRKFIDPDVIKYFVLDEVDRMLDMGFVDDVERIWSQCPNIQQTMLFSATITSEVKTIINQHLDKDHTFIQIEPEQIVVDRIDHAFTIAPHITKPDLLINWIESHKDHKIIVFTQTKYATSDIANMLYDKGYSVGQLSGDMEQRERQESLRAYKENKIKIMVATDVASRGLNMKDIDLVINFDVPQDPESYVHRIGRTARAGKEGKAIMFVSEAEMKTVQTIERRNKIKIKQIDAEGNEVERKATSDRGGRGGSRFGRSGGSRFGGGRSSGSSARFPGDRGERGSDRFGGGSRFSSDRGERTSNYNSREERRPFGSERRFSSDSNFRSERRSDDRGGREFGQQSRFSRSEGGERRFSSDRGSRSGSDRGDRFQGGRSDSRPRSGGRFERPSTKEIMKDFIPSSKPERGSYWGRE
- a CDS encoding DNA polymerase III subunit delta', whose amino-acid sequence is MSPILSLILSKLQEQTIVSPFVIVHGPGVDSQRSAIREACQTATGFFAHQDILDIKDYSSLLGKDHSLKVEYKKNTDSDLLHKQESYDDIGSREINERLSMAPAGDMKILMIEHIDRATIGAANALLKSLEEPLPHRFIIASTTNKDSILPTILSRALLIHCDASYHPDQLTGEQKESFDTIVSALQTKNIAILTKGATQIAKEGWSREFLSNLLSYYDSHDRYDLIPLIIQILRQIDSNVSVEHSLFQLFLLLMK
- the rluA gene encoding Ribosomal large subunit pseudouridine synthase A, whose protein sequence is MDFLPKIVYQDDDLLLARKPHGLASSWGQELCFLDSIKKNNSDGDIRSHQISVFGEEGEYGLLNRLDTVTAGLLYFARSYEVKAEYMHLQSQNQIQKTYYAQVYGTPRAQFGWIDSPIFHHRDDSTRMTLEQSQGRGVGQESHSYREMVEGTPRGEFARLKVVIQSGTRHQIRVHLASIGHPIVGDRLYMTQGLRKRYEISELSSKIELVSAGVYFC